Proteins encoded within one genomic window of Hermetia illucens chromosome 2, iHerIll2.2.curated.20191125, whole genome shotgun sequence:
- the LOC119647761 gene encoding uncharacterized protein LOC119647761, with protein MQNSVLFLLSLIATGFLINGYNGYKILGVFPTMAKSHFIVGSALMKGLAEKGHDVSVISPFPLKKPLKNYRDIPTTTIVEVTKDLMNSVLDSRKKSTLESFTSIFEMGEMITNVTLQERTIQDLLKSNEKFDIVIMEVFMNEAMLGLANHLKAPVIGVSTFGASLWVCEMVGSPSPISYVPSPFSNLPDNMDFMQRLTNLAMVTVERLIYDYYHIPKQVALYKKYFPNAKPSLPDLIRNVSLVLLNTHFSLSYPRPYAINMVEVGGMHLNRVKKPLPADLQEFLDSAKEGAIYFSMGSNIKGKTLDMDKVKAIIGVFRSLKQKVLWKWEDDVLPSKTSNIKISPWFPQDDVLAHPNVKLFITHGGLLSTTEAIYHGVPIVAIPIFGDQPLNAARAEKAGFARVLSYDGLTEDLLREAVLDILNNNKYERNVKKISNLYRDQPTNPLDKAIYWVEYVARHKGAVHMHSAGQELNFIQYHNLDLFATIIIVLVIFLYLSKKVFRLVCKSRTQMTTPVKSRKEKSHYYYKLFICIKIKVFKYLKCQKCTETMRNSVLFLLSLIATGFLINGNNGYKILGIFPSMAKSHFIVGSALMKGLAEKGHDVSVISPFPLKTPLKNYRDIPTTTILETTKGMMNTVLDMRKMSTLESFTSIFEMGEMITNVTLQERIIQDLMKSNEKFDVVIVEVFMNEALLGLANHLKAPVIGVSTFGASLWVCEMVGSPSPISYVPSPFSNLPDNMDFMQRLTNLAMVTVERLIYDYYHIPKQVALYKKYFPNAKPSLPDLIRNVSLVLLNTHFSLSYPRPYAINMVEVGGMHLNRVKKPLPADLQEFLDSAKEGAIYFSMGSNIKGKTLDMDKVKAIIGVFRSLKQKVLWKWEDDVLPSKTSNIKISPWFPQDDILAHPNVKLFITHGGLLSTTEAIYHGVPIVAIPIFGDQPLNAARAEKAGFARVLSYDGLTEDLLREAVLDILNNNKYERNVKKISNLYRDQPTNPLDKAIYWVEYVARHKGAVHMHSAGQELNFIQYHNLDLFATIIIVLVIFLYLSKKVFRLVCKSRTQVTTPVKSRKEKSH; from the exons ACGATTGTGGAGGTTACTAAAG ATTTGATGAACAGTGTCTTAGACAGTCGCAAGAAGAGTACTTTGGAGTCATTTaccagcatcttcgagatgggTGAAATGATCACAAACGTAACTTTACAAGAAAGGACTATCCAAGATCTCTTGAAGTCCAATGAGAAGTTCGATATAGTGATCATGGAAGTTTTTATGAACGAGGCAATGCTTGGCTTAGCGAATCATCTCAAGGCTCCTGTGATTGGAGTGTCAACGTTTGGAGCATCATTATGGGTTTGCGAAATGGTTGGATCGCCTTCACCAATATCTTATGTGCCGAGCCCTTTCTCCAACCTCCCTGATAATATGGACTTCATGCAACGACTTACAAATCTTGCGATGGTTACGGTGGAGCGTTTAATCTACGACTATTACCACATTCCCAAACAGGTAGCGCTGTATAAAAAGTACTTCCCTAATGCAAAGCCATCTCTGCCTGATCTCATCCGGAATGTTTCCTTGGTGCTTCTAAACACCCACTTTTCATTGAGTTATCCCCGACCGTACGCAATTAATATGGTGGAAGTGGGTGGAATGCATTTGAATCGTGTGAAGAAGCCTCTCCCGGCTGATCTCCAAGAGTTTCTCGATTCAGCCAAAGAAGGGGCAATCTACTTTTCGATGGGATCTAACATTAAAGGCAAGACCCTGGATATGGACAAAGTTAAAGCAATTATCGGCGTTTTCAGATCGCTGAAACAGAAGGTGCTATGGAAATGGGAAGATGACGTTCTTCCTTCGAAAACATCAAATATCAAGATCAGTCCATGGTTCCCGCAGGACGACGTCCTGGCACATCCGAATGTTAAGCTCTTCATAACACATGGTGGCCTGCTGAGCAccactgaagctatctatcatGGAGTTCCGATTGTGGCGATACCCATTTTCGGTGATCAACCTTTGAACGCAGCACGGGCTGAGAAAGCAGGCTTCGCTCGTGTGTTGTCCTACGACGGACTCACTGAGGATTTGCTTCGAGAGGCGGTACTTGATATtctaaataataacaaatatgAAAGAAACGTGAAAAAGATATCAAATCTGTACCGTGATCAGCCGACGaatcctctggacaaggcaatATATTGGGTGGAGTATGTGGCACGGCATAAAGGCGCTGTTCACATGCATTCAGCTGGTCAGGAGTTGAATTTCATCCAGTATCACAATCTAGATCTATTTGCAACTATTATAATTGTTCTAGTAATATTTTTGTATCTTTCTAAAAAAGTATTTCGATTAGTGTGTAAGTCTAGAACTCAAATGACTACTCCAGTGAAAAGTAGGAAGGAAAAATCTCATTA TTACTATAAACTATTCATTTGTATTAAAATAAAAGTGTTTAAATACTTAAAG TGCCAGAAGTGTACAGAAACTATGCGAAACTCGGTGCTTTTTTTACTATCGCTGATAGCGACTGGATTCTTAATTAACGGAAACAATGGTTACAAGATTCTTGGAATTTTCCCATCTATGGCCAAGTCCCACTTTATCGTTGGGTCGGCACTCATGAAAGGGCTTGCTGAGAAGGGTCATGATGTTTCCGTCATATCGCCATTCCCGCTTAAAACGCCATTGAAAAACTACCGTGATATCCCAACAACTACTATCTTGGAGACCACTAAAG GTATGATGAACACTGTTTTAGACATGCGCAAGATGAGTACTTTGGAGTCATTTaccagcatcttcgagatgggAGAAATGATCACAAATGTAACCTTACAAGAAAGGATTATCCAAGATCTGATGAAATCCAATGAGAAGTTCGATGTAGTGATCGTGGAAGTTTTTATGAACGAAGCGTTGCTTGGCTTAGCGAATCATCTTAAGGCTCCTGTGATTGGAGTGTCAACGTTTGGGGCATCATTATGGGTTTGTGAAATGGTTGGATCGCCTTCACCAATATCTTATGTGCCGAGTCCGTTCTCTAACCTCCCTGATAATATGGACTTCATGCAACGACTTACAAATCTTGCGATGGTTACTGTGGAGCGTTTAATCTACGACTATTACCACATTCCCAAACAGGTAGCACTGTATAAAAAGTACTTCCCTAATGCAAAGCCATCTCTGCCTGATCTCATCCGGAATGTTTCGTTGGTGCTTCTAAACACTCATTTTTCATTGAGTTATCCCCGACCGTATGCAATCAATATGGTGGAAGTGGGTGGAATGCATTTGAATCGTGTGAAGAAGCCTCTCCCGGCTGATCTCCAAGAGTTTCTCGATTCAGCCAAAGAAGGGGCAATCTACTTTTCTATGGGATCTAACATTAAAGGCAAGACCCTGGATATGGACAAAGTTAAAGCAATTATCGGCGTTTTCAGATCGCTGAAACAGAAGGTGCTATGGAAATGGGAAGATGACGTTCTTCCTTCGAAAACATCAAATATCAAGATCAGTCCATGGTTCCCGCAGGACGACATCCTGGCACATCCGAATGTTAAGCTCTTCATAACACATGGTGGCCTGCTGAGCAccactgaagctatctatcatGGAGTACCGATTGTGGCGATACCCATTTTCGGTGATCAGCCCTTGAACGCAGCACGGGCTGAGAAAGCAGGCTTCGCTCGTGTGTTGTCCTACGACGGACTCACTGAGGATTTGCTTCGAGAGGCGGTACTTGATATtctaaataataacaaatatgAAAGAAACGTGAAAAAGATATCAAATCTGTACCGTGATCAGCCGACGaatcctctggacaaggcaatATATTGGGTGGAGTATGTGGCACGGCATAAAGGCGCTGTTCACATGCATTCAGCTGGTCAGGAGTTGAATTTCATCCAGTATCACAATCTAGATCTATTTGCAACTATTATAATTGTTCTAGTAATATTTTTGTATCTTTCTAAAAAAGTATTTCGATTAGTGTGTAAGTCTAGAACTCAAGTGACTACTCCAGTGAAAAGTAGGAAGGAAAAATCTCATTAG